The proteins below are encoded in one region of Xenopus laevis strain J_2021 chromosome 8L, Xenopus_laevis_v10.1, whole genome shotgun sequence:
- the LOC121396921 gene encoding uncharacterized protein LOC121396921, which produces MTTRRKMHVWALVVYFQYIFLAYATGNSQQFAWQGESANITCSLKVIRVHWYKEKLDGGLIGIKTNRCAVYQPSLKYCNENNILTIKELDENDTGIYYCSDGGLSQTFEYGSILLIRDRNKVEPILSILEQNQEDYLESDTIALMCVALHWSEEWSFVHWNISGNISEGPTMFYPDGVIRSLIFILKENTNMDLNAQCTVEEKLTGKTITATMRKAEPTDIMRRKRHDCLIVVYVGIGINVTVLLIHQIILFYRRRTLTEKNAPSAGGTVQSLSENEMVVYAAVT; this is translated from the exons ATGACCACAAGGAGAAAGATGCATGTGTGGGCTCTGGTGGTATATTTCCAAT ATATCTTTTTGGCATACGCTACTGGAAACTCTCAGCAATTTGCTTGGCAAGGTGAAAGTGCCAATATAACTTGTTCTCTCAAAGTAATTCGTGTCCACTGGTACAAGGAAAAACTAGATGGAGGGCTAATTGGCATTAAAACAAACCGCTGTGCAGTCTACCAACCATCACTGAAATATTGTAATGAAAATAATATCCTGACTATTAAGGAGCTGGATGAAAATGATACTGGAATATATTACTGTTCTGATGGAGGACTCAGCCAAACCTTTGAATATGGCAGCATATTATTAATAAGAG aCAGAAATAAGGTAGAACCCATACTCTCCATACTTGAACAAAACCAAGAGGACTACTTAGAATCAGACACCATTGCCCTGATGTGCGTTGCCCTTCACTGGTCTGAAGAATGGAGCTTTGTTCATTGGAATATATCTGGCAACATATCAGAGGGTCCGACCATGTTTTACCCAGATGGTGTAATAAGAAGTTTGAttttcatcttaaaggaaaatacaaatatGGATCTAAATGCCCAATGTACAGTTGAAGAGAAATTGACTGGAAAAACTATCACCGCCACAATGCGAAAGGCAGAGCCAACAGATATTATGAGAAGAAAGAGACATG ACTGCCTCATTGTGGTATATGTGGGTATAGGAATCAATGTTACTGTCCTGCTTATACACCAGATCATCCTGTTTTATAGACGGAGAACCCTAACAGAAAAGAATGCACCTTCAGCAG GTGGAACTGTTCAAAGTTTATCGGAAAATGAAATG GTTGTCTATGCAGCTGTGACATAA